One Chryseobacterium sp. StRB126 genomic region harbors:
- a CDS encoding Kelch repeat-containing protein, which yields MKTKLLFLSLLGSFLAHTQTLHFKTLANMSAGRGAITSVIVNDNIYVSNGYQEKGGDAKYIEKYNITDNSWSIFNSTLLTKKFANSETYDNKIYIFNGWGNSHLEIVDLATNTITKGAVNRSYTGNAGSAIYNGKIYVFGGSGLSGAKTTVFSNKFQYYDIASNTWNPLPNMPTARETKGKIVNDKLYVIGGFNGTPSRLINVYDLKTNLWTNQYTMPAGIYGHSLAVSGNKIFIVGGVNNQSFLAYFDTTTNTLHPLSSNMIPRRHATAEVYNNKLYIIGGSTTSLTSSAIKSIQVADID from the coding sequence TTGAAAACAAAATTATTATTCCTTTCACTGTTGGGTTCATTCTTAGCCCATACACAGACACTTCATTTTAAAACTCTCGCTAATATGTCTGCAGGTAGAGGTGCGATAACCAGTGTAATAGTGAATGATAATATATACGTAAGCAATGGGTATCAGGAAAAAGGAGGTGACGCGAAGTATATTGAGAAATATAATATTACCGATAACAGCTGGAGTATTTTTAATTCTACTCTCCTTACCAAAAAATTTGCTAATTCGGAGACCTACGATAATAAAATCTATATTTTTAACGGTTGGGGAAACAGCCATCTTGAAATTGTAGACCTGGCAACCAATACCATAACGAAGGGAGCTGTTAATCGTTCCTATACAGGAAATGCCGGTTCTGCCATCTATAATGGCAAAATATATGTGTTTGGCGGCAGCGGATTAAGCGGAGCCAAAACCACTGTATTCTCTAATAAATTCCAATATTATGATATTGCTTCCAATACATGGAATCCGTTACCCAATATGCCCACAGCCAGAGAAACAAAAGGCAAAATTGTGAATGATAAACTTTATGTCATTGGAGGTTTTAACGGTACCCCATCCCGCCTGATTAATGTTTACGATCTCAAAACTAATCTTTGGACCAATCAATATACGATGCCTGCTGGTATATACGGGCACTCATTAGCCGTATCCGGTAATAAGATTTTTATTGTAGGTGGTGTGAATAATCAAAGTTTTCTGGCCTATTTTGATACTACAACCAATACATTGCATCCGTTGTCATCCAATATGATTCCCAGAAGACACGCTACAGCGGAAGTATATAACAATAAACTATACATCATCGGCGGAAGTACAACATCTCTCACCAGCTCAGCTATTAAAAGCATACAAGTAGCAGATATTGACTAA
- a CDS encoding alpha/beta hydrolase family protein has translation MKTNFFSNLYILLLLIALPEMVFSQSADFTIQDVKFESQGITLAGSILEPKKILAAVVIVHGSDPVKRELDFAKRLAKEGIAVLTYDKRGVGESGGVYVGPSVGTNNIDTTNLNLLAQDANAAVKTFQTYLKDKKTPIGLVGFSQAGWIIPIAASKNPQIEFMVLFSCPTITTLEQLRFQFYTNGNNSFWENHTEADAIEHTRNDPDRYQFSATDPKTYLNTLSIPGLWLFGEKDIQIPVKLCIEQLNTLKAQGKPFEYTSFPKLGHNTSSSNDTAPIDTAVQWIKQKALNIKKSKSSK, from the coding sequence ATGAAAACCAACTTTTTTTCTAACTTATATATTTTGCTATTATTAATAGCTTTACCAGAAATGGTATTTTCACAATCGGCCGATTTTACCATTCAGGATGTAAAGTTTGAAAGTCAGGGTATCACTCTGGCAGGCTCCATTTTAGAGCCTAAAAAAATACTTGCAGCAGTTGTAATTGTTCACGGATCCGATCCGGTAAAAAGAGAACTGGATTTTGCAAAACGTCTTGCTAAAGAAGGCATTGCCGTATTGACATATGACAAACGCGGCGTTGGAGAATCTGGAGGTGTCTATGTAGGACCATCTGTGGGCACCAATAATATTGATACTACTAATCTTAATTTATTGGCTCAGGATGCCAATGCAGCTGTAAAAACATTTCAGACCTATTTGAAAGATAAAAAAACACCCATTGGATTAGTCGGATTTAGCCAGGCAGGATGGATAATCCCAATTGCTGCAAGCAAAAATCCACAAATTGAATTTATGGTTTTATTTAGTTGCCCTACCATTACCACTCTGGAACAACTTCGATTTCAGTTTTATACTAATGGAAACAATAGTTTTTGGGAAAATCATACAGAAGCAGATGCCATTGAACATACCAGAAATGATCCGGACAGGTACCAATTTTCAGCGACTGACCCCAAAACCTATCTAAATACCCTTTCAATTCCCGGACTTTGGCTTTTTGGTGAAAAAGACATACAGATTCCGGTAAAGTTGTGTATAGAACAATTGAACACCCTTAAAGCGCAAGGCAAACCTTTCGAATATACTTCTTTTCCTAAACTGGGACACAATACTTCTTCCAGCAATGATACTGCTCCTATTGATACTGCTGTACAATGGATAAAGCAGAAAGCGTTGAATATTAAAAAATCTAAATCTTCAAAATAG
- a CDS encoding putative quinol monooxygenase — protein sequence MDIFVKTITENMENKYLLHGRLTAKPGHKEVLADILIQASQLVSTAKGCKLYTVSHDKDDANSVYVTEIWENKDDHDNSLKVEGVRELIMKAMPILDGQPTKGQELEILGGTGI from the coding sequence ATGGATATATTTGTAAAGACAATTACAGAAAATATGGAAAACAAATATTTACTTCATGGAAGACTAACAGCAAAACCAGGGCATAAAGAGGTGCTTGCTGATATTTTAATACAAGCATCTCAACTCGTATCAACAGCTAAAGGTTGTAAACTTTATACAGTTAGTCATGACAAGGATGATGCAAATTCTGTTTATGTTACAGAAATTTGGGAGAATAAAGATGACCATGACAATTCTCTAAAAGTTGAGGGCGTAAGGGAACTCATCATGAAAGCAATGCCAATATTAGACGGACAGCCAACGAAAGGACAAGAACTAGAAATTTTAGGAGGCACTGGAATATAA
- a CDS encoding phosphotransferase, which yields MTKKFPTINSTLSPNALGKLIQQQYGLSDKAECSIFRLAMNHLYIVHDNENKYVFRVYTCDWRTKSEIKEELRLLLHLKENHQQVAYPIKDKLNEYIQEIEAPEGRRFGVLFSYAKGTKTAKFSSQTSFLIGQALAKVHQSTEGFDLNRISYNSENLLINPVLRTKEFFNKNISEIEFLEKLSAFLTLKIQNTDPSKMRYGSVHLDVWFDNLHIDDEKEITFFDFDFCGNGYLCFDISYFLFQLLATHLNEEEYKVKAESFLKGYETVTEISNEEKQFLPFACLAIMTYYISVQCDRFDYWTNIFLNEDHLKRMVGNLKRWIAYNKIEIE from the coding sequence ATGACAAAGAAATTTCCCACAATAAATAGCACGCTTTCACCGAACGCACTTGGAAAACTTATTCAACAACAATATGGACTAAGTGACAAAGCCGAATGTAGTATATTTCGACTTGCCATGAACCATTTATACATCGTTCACGACAACGAAAACAAATATGTTTTTAGAGTGTATACCTGTGATTGGCGGACAAAATCAGAAATTAAAGAAGAGTTAAGACTTTTACTTCACTTAAAAGAAAACCACCAACAGGTTGCTTACCCAATAAAAGATAAATTAAACGAATACATTCAGGAAATTGAAGCACCGGAAGGAAGAAGATTTGGTGTTTTGTTTTCATATGCCAAAGGAACAAAGACTGCAAAATTTTCATCTCAAACAAGTTTTCTTATCGGACAGGCATTGGCTAAAGTTCATCAATCGACAGAAGGTTTTGATCTTAACAGAATATCTTACAATAGCGAGAACTTGCTCATAAATCCAGTTTTAAGAACAAAAGAATTCTTTAATAAAAACATCAGCGAAATTGAATTTTTAGAAAAACTATCTGCTTTTCTAACTCTCAAAATACAAAATACTGACCCATCTAAAATGAGGTATGGAAGTGTTCATCTTGACGTTTGGTTTGACAATTTACACATTGATGATGAAAAGGAAATAACATTTTTTGACTTTGATTTCTGTGGTAACGGTTATTTATGTTTCGACATTTCTTATTTTCTGTTTCAGTTGCTTGCCACTCATTTAAATGAAGAAGAATACAAGGTAAAAGCAGAAAGCTTTCTAAAAGGTTACGAAACAGTAACTGAAATAAGTAACGAAGAAAAACAGTTCTTACCTTTTGCCTGTTTAGCCATTATGACCTATTACATTAGCGTACAATGCGACAGATTTGACTATTGGACGAATATTTTCCTGAACGAAGATCATTTAAAAAGAATGGTTGGTAATTTGAAACGCTGGATTGCATATAACAAAATTGAAATTGAATAA
- a CDS encoding DUF2004 domain-containing protein codes for MAEYTLPYFGQLSTDNIEEYYDATINLNGNEVQIDLNFESENTDGAKLDQIKNYLENIEPINKLAQNYILEDYHNEDGDTVKLYLEHHLEEVEQDKLSTLINFDDSTVEPEQQLLTKLELVRIGLYPDNEDGFAILDYSIGKEITDYLVVINTDQNGQLDYMSMES; via the coding sequence ATGGCAGAATACACATTACCCTATTTTGGGCAACTTTCAACAGACAACATAGAAGAATATTATGATGCTACAATCAATCTCAATGGAAATGAAGTTCAAATAGATTTAAATTTTGAAAGTGAGAATACTGATGGAGCAAAGCTAGATCAAATAAAAAACTATCTTGAAAATATTGAACCTATTAATAAACTAGCTCAAAATTACATTCTGGAAGACTATCACAATGAAGACGGTGATACTGTAAAATTATATTTGGAACACCATCTTGAAGAAGTTGAACAGGACAAACTTTCAACGCTTATCAACTTTGATGATTCAACAGTAGAACCGGAGCAACAACTTTTAACAAAATTAGAATTAGTTAGAATTGGACTTTATCCTGACAATGAAGACGGTTTTGCTATTTTAGATTATTCAATCGGAAAAGAGATCACCGATTATCTGGTTGTCATCAATACAGATCAAAATGGGCAATTGGACTATATGTCTATGGAAAGCTAA
- a CDS encoding SMI1/KNR4 family protein, with product MTSIQTDTIIQQWINEGIKLSSPATAHSIKATEEIIDFQFPDDFKIFYLKLNGFADWKRVWSVI from the coding sequence ATGACATCAATTCAGACCGATACCATCATCCAACAGTGGATAAATGAAGGTATTAAACTTAGTTCACCTGCAACAGCACACTCAATTAAAGCAACCGAAGAAATTATTGACTTTCAGTTTCCGGATGATTTTAAGATATTTTACTTAAAACTCAATGGATTTGCTGATTGGAAAAGAGTCTGGAGTGTTATCTGA
- a CDS encoding bifunctional (p)ppGpp synthetase/guanosine-3',5'-bis(diphosphate) 3'-pyrophosphohydrolase — protein sequence MNDTFTIDDLQNIWQKVSILHNGQTYGGQNKNEKIEYINHIGSVVFEIMNAAKNTPDFNIGLAVRCAFLHDTIEDTNLSIETLEKEYGQQVKEGVLALTKNTNLEKRHQMMDSLDRIKLQPKEIWAVKMADRICNLYAPPYFWKQVKKEKYLEEAKVIYEYLKEGNNYLAKRLLEKIEMYPNK from the coding sequence ATGAACGATACTTTTACAATTGATGATTTGCAGAATATATGGCAAAAGGTAAGTATTCTCCATAATGGACAAACGTATGGAGGTCAAAATAAAAACGAAAAAATAGAATACATCAATCATATTGGCAGTGTGGTATTTGAAATCATGAATGCAGCTAAAAATACACCAGACTTCAACATAGGGCTCGCTGTAAGATGCGCCTTTCTACACGATACTATAGAAGATACCAACTTGAGTATAGAAACCCTGGAAAAGGAATATGGCCAACAGGTTAAAGAGGGAGTCCTTGCATTAACAAAAAACACAAATCTTGAGAAACGCCATCAAATGATGGATAGTTTAGACCGAATCAAGTTACAGCCAAAAGAAATATGGGCAGTTAAAATGGCCGATAGAATTTGCAATTTATATGCGCCACCCTATTTTTGGAAGCAGGTGAAAAAAGAGAAGTATCTTGAAGAAGCAAAAGTTATTTATGAATATTTAAAAGAAGGGAATAACTATTTAGCAAAAAGGTTATTAGAAAAAATTGAAATGTATCCTAATAAATAG
- a CDS encoding DUF2461 domain-containing protein, whose product MQKAFEYLKQLKENNNREWFAQHKSEYDSIVKENKIFFNQIYTELQEYDKLKGIHIFRIYRDVRFSKDKTPYKTDFGVGYSRSKPMLRGGYYIQLEPGNSFVGGGFWGPESKDLLRIRKEFEISSKEIEKITSDETFIKYFRELKGDAVKTAPRGFDKNHPAIDLIRKKQFVVMRKFTDKEVLSDNFQKEAVQTLLAMRPFFDYMSEVLTTDLNGEPLI is encoded by the coding sequence ATGCAAAAAGCATTTGAATATCTCAAGCAATTAAAAGAAAACAACAACCGGGAATGGTTTGCCCAGCATAAATCAGAATATGATTCAATTGTAAAAGAAAACAAAATCTTTTTTAATCAGATCTACACTGAGCTTCAGGAATATGACAAATTAAAAGGGATCCATATTTTCAGGATTTACAGAGACGTTCGTTTTTCTAAAGATAAGACCCCTTATAAAACTGACTTCGGAGTGGGATATTCTCGTTCAAAACCGATGTTGAGAGGCGGATATTATATTCAGCTGGAACCCGGCAATAGTTTTGTAGGAGGTGGTTTTTGGGGACCTGAGTCCAAAGATTTATTGCGTATTCGTAAAGAATTTGAAATCAGCAGCAAGGAAATTGAAAAAATCACTTCAGATGAAACCTTTATAAAATATTTCAGAGAACTTAAAGGTGATGCGGTAAAAACGGCCCCACGAGGCTTTGATAAAAATCATCCTGCCATAGATTTAATCCGGAAAAAACAATTTGTAGTGATGCGAAAGTTTACTGATAAAGAGGTTTTATCGGACAATTTTCAGAAAGAAGCAGTGCAAACATTACTGGCCATGCGTCCTTTTTTTGACTATATGAGCGAGGTATTGACAACGGATCTTAATGGAGAGCCTTTAATTTAA
- a CDS encoding serine hydrolase domain-containing protein has protein sequence MQYHKQFFIFFTTLLLLANHTFAQTKQIAQIDSLMKSANQAGFFNGNILVSKNNKIIYNASFGFTDATKTKKLTPDYRFNIGSITKEFSGVALLQLQEKGKLKLEDDVSQYIPELPKWANEVSIKDVLQYTSGLPNVNWKKIKSNQDVFDDLKLIEKLDFVPGTQYDYNMNNVFLRQVIVEKITGMTYKDYVSKNIFKPCKMNSSEITPIVEKKLIAKGFNNKLVEDKPDFLVGGTFLTTTDLLKFVTCLHSKKIINENSLFELGQHFNSSDTQSSLGEAKFKNKKLVAHSHDGRAGNYEALLVSDLNDNFTIILLGNNYQGKLFEISDAITAILKKGNK, from the coding sequence ATGCAATATCATAAACAATTCTTCATATTCTTCACCACTCTCCTACTTTTAGCCAATCATACATTTGCCCAGACGAAGCAGATAGCACAAATAGACTCTTTAATGAAATCAGCCAATCAAGCGGGGTTTTTTAATGGAAACATTCTGGTTTCAAAAAATAATAAAATTATTTACAATGCCTCTTTTGGATTTACAGATGCTACAAAAACGAAAAAGCTAACACCTGATTACAGATTTAATATTGGATCCATTACCAAAGAATTTAGTGGTGTAGCATTGCTGCAATTACAAGAAAAAGGGAAATTGAAATTAGAGGACGATGTCTCTCAATATATCCCGGAATTGCCAAAATGGGCCAATGAGGTTTCTATAAAAGATGTATTGCAGTACACAAGCGGGCTTCCTAATGTAAACTGGAAAAAAATTAAAAGTAATCAAGATGTTTTTGATGATTTAAAATTAATTGAGAAGCTTGATTTTGTTCCGGGAACTCAATACGATTACAACATGAACAATGTTTTCCTAAGACAGGTTATTGTTGAAAAAATTACGGGAATGACTTACAAAGATTATGTAAGTAAAAATATTTTCAAGCCCTGTAAAATGAATTCTTCCGAAATCACGCCTATTGTTGAAAAAAAATTGATTGCAAAAGGTTTTAATAACAAATTAGTAGAAGATAAACCGGATTTTTTGGTTGGCGGAACTTTCTTAACCACCACTGATTTGCTAAAGTTCGTGACTTGCCTTCATTCAAAAAAGATAATCAATGAAAATTCATTATTTGAATTGGGACAACATTTTAATTCATCGGATACTCAATCCTCTTTGGGAGAAGCTAAATTTAAAAACAAAAAATTAGTTGCCCACTCTCACGATGGAAGAGCCGGAAATTACGAAGCTCTTTTAGTATCTGACTTAAATGATAATTTCACCATTATTCTACTGGGAAATAACTATCAGGGAAAGTTATTCGAAATCTCGGATGCTATTACCGCCATTTTGAAAAAAGGAAACAAATAA
- a CDS encoding serine hydrolase domain-containing protein produces the protein MAFRYRFIVIFSFFSQLIFSQNCKKYIDSVRQAFHIPEVSYAITNEKDIKSIGSLGFHAVNLKDSASLNDRFHIGSNTKAMTAFMIAKYIEKGKLKWNTKFFDLFPEWKKKSRKEYYNITLEELLSHRTFVQPFQGEKDPQIPEFEGNQAEQRKQFGKFVLTLSPVTPESSQSYVYSNAGYTLAALMVEKVTKKNWEQLMNQVFNTDLKLNIKFSWPENQKTKDTWGHSFENGQLVPIPSTTDYHLDYTEPSGDLNIKLPDYIKFIQMNLKGLKGENNYLKTSTYQYIHNHFPQYSMGWYNISEKETQWSTHSGTAGTYYTLVHIDKTDGVAYIVFTNSFNEETTNGVRLIMRYLKKLNKT, from the coding sequence ATGGCCTTCAGATACAGATTCATTGTTATTTTCTCTTTCTTTAGTCAATTGATATTCTCACAGAATTGTAAGAAATATATTGATTCTGTGAGGCAGGCATTTCATATTCCTGAGGTTAGTTATGCCATTACCAATGAAAAAGACATAAAAAGTATAGGGAGCCTTGGATTCCATGCAGTGAATCTCAAAGATTCAGCTAGTCTGAATGACCGGTTCCATATAGGGTCCAATACAAAAGCTATGACTGCTTTTATGATTGCAAAATATATTGAAAAAGGAAAACTGAAGTGGAACACTAAATTTTTTGATCTTTTCCCTGAATGGAAAAAAAAATCCAGAAAAGAATATTATAATATTACATTAGAAGAGCTTCTCTCCCACCGCACATTTGTACAGCCTTTTCAGGGAGAAAAAGATCCCCAGATTCCTGAATTTGAGGGAAATCAGGCTGAACAAAGAAAACAATTTGGAAAATTTGTTCTGACTTTATCTCCGGTAACTCCAGAAAGTAGCCAATCTTATGTTTACTCAAACGCAGGCTATACATTAGCTGCCTTAATGGTTGAAAAAGTCACTAAAAAAAACTGGGAACAATTGATGAATCAGGTTTTCAATACTGATCTGAAATTAAATATTAAATTCTCATGGCCTGAAAATCAAAAAACAAAAGACACATGGGGACATTCTTTTGAAAATGGGCAGCTCGTTCCCATTCCTTCCACCACAGATTATCATCTTGATTATACTGAACCTTCCGGAGATCTTAATATTAAACTTCCCGATTATATAAAATTCATTCAGATGAATCTGAAAGGACTGAAGGGAGAAAATAATTATTTGAAAACTTCTACTTACCAATATATACACAATCATTTTCCACAGTATTCTATGGGTTGGTACAATATATCCGAAAAAGAGACACAATGGTCTACTCATTCTGGAACTGCCGGCACTTATTATACTTTGGTTCACATTGATAAAACAGATGGTGTTGCTTATATTGTTTTCACAAATTCTTTTAATGAAGAAACAACTAATGGGGTAAGACTAATAATGCGTTATCTAAAAAAACTAAATAAAACATGA
- a CDS encoding DUF1801 domain-containing protein, with amino-acid sequence MNIQKQISEYINSQPEPKRTDMQELHDLMLELMPDDTLWFLDGKNDEGKTVSNPNIGYGLRTIQYADGKTKDFYQIGMSANTTGISVYIMGIDDKTYLTRTFGEKIGKASVTGYCIKFRALKDINIEILKAAIQYGYEQKP; translated from the coding sequence ATGAACATCCAAAAACAAATCTCAGAATACATTAACAGCCAGCCTGAGCCCAAGCGTACCGATATGCAAGAGCTTCACGATCTCATGCTGGAACTTATGCCGGATGATACATTGTGGTTTTTGGATGGTAAAAATGATGAAGGCAAAACGGTTTCTAATCCAAATATCGGATATGGCCTTCGAACGATTCAATATGCGGATGGAAAAACTAAGGATTTTTATCAGATCGGAATGAGTGCCAATACTACGGGAATATCTGTTTATATTATGGGAATAGATGATAAAACTTATTTAACCAGAACCTTTGGAGAAAAAATAGGAAAAGCAAGCGTAACAGGATATTGTATTAAGTTTAGAGCCTTGAAAGATATCAATATTGAGATTCTTAAAGCAGCTATACAATATGGCTACGAGCAAAAGCCTTAA
- a CDS encoding phosphodiester glycosidase family protein has product MYQVNPQKQTVKLYWKNNKNEILKSINNLKNETESGNEKLVFAMNGGMFEPDNAPKGLYIENFKTLKSIDTLQGSGNFYLQPNGIFYITKNHQPGITETKKFRQDADIQYATQSGPMLLIDGKINPIFQKDSKNLNIRNGVGILENGEVIFAMSKKEINFYSLAQLFKEMGCKNALYLDGYVSRAYLPEKNWIQTDGDFGVMVGVTASK; this is encoded by the coding sequence ATGTATCAGGTGAATCCCCAAAAACAGACTGTAAAATTATATTGGAAGAACAATAAAAATGAAATCCTAAAAAGCATCAATAATCTGAAAAATGAAACGGAATCTGGGAATGAAAAATTAGTTTTCGCCATGAATGGTGGAATGTTTGAACCAGACAACGCACCCAAAGGACTTTATATTGAAAACTTCAAAACCTTGAAATCTATAGACACACTGCAGGGTTCCGGAAATTTCTATCTTCAGCCCAATGGAATATTTTATATCACCAAAAATCATCAACCCGGCATTACGGAAACAAAAAAATTCAGACAAGATGCAGACATCCAATATGCCACTCAATCTGGCCCGATGTTACTCATTGATGGTAAGATCAACCCTATTTTTCAAAAAGATTCTAAAAATCTGAATATCAGAAACGGTGTCGGTATTTTGGAAAATGGAGAAGTTATTTTTGCAATGTCTAAAAAGGAAATTAATTTTTATAGTCTTGCTCAACTTTTTAAAGAAATGGGATGTAAGAATGCTTTATATCTCGATGGCTACGTTTCCAGAGCCTATCTTCCAGAAAAAAACTGGATTCAGACTGATGGAGACTTTGGTGTAATGGTAGGAGTTACGGCATCTAAATAG
- a CDS encoding dihydrofolate reductase family protein — translation MKKIILDLATTLDGFIEGPNGEIDWCIMDDDMDFDGFISGIDTIFYGRVSYDAWGNYQPDENVASEEKEFWKTIHTKNKFVFSSQNREDEKATFIHSDLVENVLEIKKQGGKDIWLYGGASLIKTFIQHNLIDVYRISVHPVALGSGKPLFEDLKERLNLKLIETNIFKSGVVQLIYHP, via the coding sequence ATGAAAAAAATCATATTAGACCTGGCAACAACCTTAGACGGATTTATTGAAGGACCCAACGGAGAAATCGATTGGTGTATTATGGATGATGACATGGATTTTGATGGTTTTATCTCAGGAATCGATACTATTTTCTATGGAAGAGTGAGCTATGATGCTTGGGGAAATTATCAGCCTGATGAAAATGTTGCTTCTGAAGAAAAAGAATTCTGGAAAACCATTCATACAAAAAATAAATTTGTCTTTTCAAGCCAGAACCGGGAAGATGAAAAGGCAACATTCATCCATTCCGATCTTGTGGAAAATGTGTTAGAAATAAAAAAACAGGGCGGCAAGGATATTTGGCTATATGGCGGAGCAAGTCTTATCAAAACTTTTATTCAGCATAATCTGATTGATGTTTATAGAATATCTGTACATCCGGTTGCCTTAGGAAGTGGGAAGCCTCTTTTTGAAGATTTAAAAGAGAGGTTAAATTTAAAACTTATTGAAACCAATATTTTTAAATCCGGTGTTGTACAACTTATTTATCATCCATAA
- a CDS encoding VOC family protein, with amino-acid sequence MNVKLDSIILYVQNIDLLKHFYVENFSLKMMEEDAVWVLMNAGTINIGLHKIGDQYLEKIETGHQFDNNTKLIFEVDTDIESARNELLLKKVEMRAIKTFENYDFWLCDGTDPEGNVFQLKCRK; translated from the coding sequence ATGAATGTAAAACTAGACTCCATCATTCTGTATGTACAAAATATTGATTTACTCAAGCATTTTTATGTTGAAAACTTTAGCCTAAAGATGATGGAAGAAGATGCTGTATGGGTTTTGATGAATGCAGGAACCATCAATATTGGGCTTCATAAAATCGGTGACCAGTATCTGGAAAAAATAGAAACCGGTCATCAATTTGACAATAATACCAAACTTATTTTTGAGGTGGATACAGATATTGAATCAGCTAGAAATGAACTGCTGTTGAAAAAAGTTGAAATGAGAGCTATCAAAACTTTCGAGAACTATGATTTTTGGTTGTGTGACGGCACGGATCCTGAGGGAAATGTATTTCAGTTAAAATGCAGAAAATAG